DNA from Amorphoplanes friuliensis DSM 7358:
GCACCTGCGGGTGGTCGCGGGTCGCGGCGGCCAGGCGCACGGCGTACAGGTAGAGCGGGTCGGCGATGTGCACCCGCAACGCCATGCGCACCATCTCGCCGACGGTGGCGGTGTCGGTGACCGCCTCGAGGGTGTCGGGGGAGCGCAGCGCCGCCCCGCGCAGGACCTCGACCTCGACGTCCTCGGAGGGGTAACCGACCGACAGCTTGACCAGGAAGCGGTCGAGCTGGGCCTCGGGCAGCCGGTAGGTGCCGTCCATCTCGACCGGGTTCTGCGTCGCGACGACCAGGAACGGCTGCGGCACCGGGTGCGGCACACCGTCGACGGTGACCCGGCGCTCCTCCATGACCTCCAGCAGCGCCGACTGCGTCTTGGGTGAAGCCCGGTTGATCTCGTCGGCGATGACGATGTTGGCGAAGACCGGCCCGGGGTGGAACTCGAACCCGCGGCTGGCCTGGTTGAAAATCGTCACGCCGGACACGTCGGACGGCAGCAGGTCGGGCGTGAACTGAATGCGCCGCCACTGCCCGCGCACGGCCGCGGCCATGGCCCGGGCCAGCGTGGTCTTGCCGACACCGGGCACGTCCTCGAGCAGCACGTGGCCCTGGGCGAAGAACGCCGTCAGCGCCAGGCGCACCACCTCGGGCTTGCCCAGCACGACGGTGCCGATGCGGTCGGCGAGCTGGGCGGCCACGGCGGCGAAGCCCTGGATGTGCTGGGGCGGAAGGGGTTCGGTGCTCACGGGCGGATCCTCAGCAGGTGGGCAGATCGTTGATGTCGTCGCCGCCGTCGAGGTTGAGCCACGCGAACGGGATGTAGTTCTTGCCCTCGTAGGCCACCTGCACCCACCAGGTCGAGACCTTGTTGTGGTTGTAGATGTACGAGTCGATCTCGGAACCCTTCTTCTTGCAGTACGCCTCGAGCCGGCGTCCGGGCTTGGCCCAGCCGACCTGCTTGTCGTTGTCCTGCTCCGTGACGCTGAAGATCTCGTTGCCGTTGCGACCCTCGCGGTCCTTGTCGCAGTAGGTCGCCGTCGCGCCGTCCTCACCGTTGTTGCAGGTGGCGGTGCCGTAGAGCGCGTCGGTCTTCTGGTCGCGAGCCTTGGGCTCGCTGGCGCCCGCCGCGGTGGTGGCGGTGACGGTGAACGTGTAGCTGGTGCTGGGCTCGAGCCCGGTGACCTTGAGGCTGGAGCAGCTGCCGCTGGCCGATTTGCCGCCGTTGTTGGCCGTCATCTTGCAGGTGGCTGTCGCGCCGCCGGTCACGACGGTGAAGGTCACGGTCGCGGTGTTGAACGTCGCCGACGAGCCGCTGATCGCGACGACCGGCTTCGGCAGCGTCTGGGCGCTGGCCGTCGCGGCCTCGCTCTCACCGGCCTCGTTGACCGCGCGCACCTCCACGGCGACGTCCTTGCCGGTGCCGAAACCGGTCAGCGTCGCCCCGGTGCCGTCGGTGACCTCGGTGGTCTTGCCACCGGCGGCCACCAGGTACTTGGTGATGGCCCGCCCGTTCTCCGGCGGCGCCGTCCAGGTCACCTTGATCGCGCCGGCCTGGTCGCCGGCGGTGGCCGCATCGAGGTTCTCGGGACGGCCGGGCTTGGCGAACGGCACGACGCTGTTGCTGATCGGTGAGGCCTTCGAGCCGGCACCGCGCTCGTTGATCGCCACGACCGTGAACGCGTACTGCTTGCCGTACTCGAGCTCGCCGTCCTTGATGCTCAGGCTCGTCTCGCCCTTGGCCTCGCCGATCGGCGCCGACGTGCCGTCGCTGACGGCCGTCACGGCGTACCGGGTGATCTCCAGGCCCTGACCGTTCGCGGCGGGCCAGCTGACGCTGACCGTGCCGTCCGGTTTGGCCTCGGCGGTGGCTGCCGTCGGGGCGTCGGGGACCTCGGAGGTCGGCTTCACCGCGTTGCTGTTGCGCGACGGGCCGTCGCCCTTCTTGTTGACCGCGTGCACGGCGAAGCGGTAGGTCTCGCCGTTGGTCAGCCCGGTGACGTTCAGCGAGCGCTGATTGGCGCCGACCTGGAACGTCTTGTCCGCGCCGACCACCACGTAGCGGGTGATCGAGGCGCCGTTGGCCGCCGCGGCCTGCCAGCTGACCCGGACCTCGGCGTTGCCGGCAGCCGCGCGCACGCTGCGCGGGGCGCCCGGCTTGCTGACCGGTGGCTTCTTCGGCTTGGGCGGGGGCGGCGGCGGGTCCGGGGGAGTGGGCGGCGGATCGCCACCGAGAACGTCATCGGCGTACTTGTCGACCACCCGCACCCGGTGGGCGTTGTCGACGACCCGCGCGGTCGACGAGCCCGGTGCGTTGATGAACAGGTAGTTCTCCCGGACCTCGAGCTCGAGCGGGCCGCCCGGGGTCTTGAAGCCGATGTTCTTCTGCGCCCGCCCGGCGGCGTCGAACACGTGCACCGTGCCGGTCGACTCGTCGGCGATGTAGAAGAAGCCCTCCCAGGCCACCGCGGGCTGTAGTTCGGCGCCGTCACCGGGCACCGCGAAGTCCGCGACCGGGGCGGAGTCGCGCACGGCGTACACGTGGCGGGCGTCCGGGACCGTGACCGGCACGACCGCGCCGTCGGTGTGGGTGGGCAGCGTGCCCGGCCCGGCCAGCGGCAGGGCGGTGACGACCTTGGTGTCGTCGCGGATGGTGGTCAGCGCGTTGGTGGTGCGGTTGAGGATCGCCACACCGTTCTCCAAGGTGGAGATCGTCAGGTCGTGGCTGGCCGGCGCGACCGGATCGGTGCGCATCCGGACCGGCCCGACCGCGGTCTCGCCACCACCGGCGCCGCCGGTGGCCGAGCTGTCAGGCAGGGGAGCGGCCGTGATCGCGGTGACGGTGCCCTCGCTGGGCGCGGCGATCCACAGACGGCCCTTGCCGTCGAAGACGCCGCCGGTGATGCCGGGCGGGAACCGCAGCGACTCGCCGATCGGCGTCAGCGACCGCGGGTCGAGCTGGCGCACCTCACCCTGCACCGCGTCGATGACAAACGCGGCATCCTCGTGCAGCGCGACGCTGACCCCGATGCCGGCGGTCGTCGGCGTGGTGACCAGGGTCTGCAGCGACGTAAGGTCCATCGAGCTGACCACGCCGGTCTGCTGGTCACGCAGGAGCACGAAGCGGTCGTTCTGCACGACCTGCAGCTCGTGACCGCGCGCCTTGGGCACGTCGACGCGGGTGTCCACCCGGGCGGTGACGCCGTTGATCCGCGCCGCCTCGCCCTTGGTCTTGCTCCAGACCCAGGAAGCGGCATCGAAGCTGGCAACCGCCTGATCGGCGGCGCCGAGCCCGAGAACGGTGAGACCGAGACCGGCGACCAGGCTCAGAACGGTGCCCATGGTGACGAGACCGCCGCGACTGCGCCATCGACGCTTGCGCTGGTCCACCACCACATCTGCACTGGCCACAGCCTGCCTACCTCCCCGTTTCGCCCGTAGGACGCAGGCCATCATAGGGGGATCCAGGGGCGTGTGGACACCCGGCAAGTCACGGTTGTGGATAGTGAAGATCGCCGAGAGTGATCAACGCTTACTGGGTGACGGCGCCACGGAACCCGTCGATCGACTCGTGCACGTCTGCGGCGAGGTCGAGAACTGACTCGTGGTGTAGACAGCGACGATCGCGAAGCAATAGTCCAGGTCAGCGTTGAGTCCATTGAGATCAAAAGAGGTCGTCGTCGGACCCACCTGACCCATCGGCTGCAGCTGCTGCCCGGGCCGCCCGCCGGTGACGACAAACGACGCCTTCCCGTTGGCCGGATCACTCCAGAACAGCTGAACCGACGATCCGTAGTCGCGCATGCGCACATCGCTAGGAGCGGGCCCGGCCAGAGTTGGCACATCAGAGTCCGGATCGTCACCCCGACTGGCAATGACGATCACCAGCGCGACCACCGCGATGATCACCCCGAAGACAGCGGCAATCGCCGCGAACATGGCCGGCGCCTTCCTCGCGTACGACGAATCAGGCTGAGCTGGTGCGGCCGAGGTGATCGGCGGCGCGGAGATGATCTGCGGCATGGGCTGCTGTTCGAAGCGCGACTGCTCGTAGAACCGCGGCTCCGGCTGGTCGTAACTCGGCTGCGGCGCGGGCTGCTGGTAGCTCGGTTGCGGCGTGGGCTGCTCATAGCTCGGCCGGGGTGCGGGTTGCTGGTAGCTCGGCTGGGGCGGGGGAGCGGGTCGCTCGTAGCTGGGCTGTGGCTGCGGCGTGGGAGCCGGTGCGGGGAAATGCCGGGGCGCCGGCTCGGCCACGGGAACCTGCTGGTCCTGCGGCGCTTTGCGCTGCGGGGGTACCTGGATGCGCTGCAAGTCGGTCGCGGACAGCTCCATGCGTACCGTGGGAGGGTCTTCTCCCAGGTAGGAGCGCGCGCGGACGACGGCCCAGTGATCCGCGCCGAGGGCGGCAGGACCGTGCGTGGCCACCCGGGTGAAAGCCCGCCGGGCCTCGTGCCGGTTCTCCATCTCCTCGGCAACCACGCCCAAGTCGAAAGAAATCGCCAGCATGACCGGATCGGCATCGCCGAGCCGCCACTGCCCAGCCGCGAAGGCCTCTTCCAGCACCCGCCGGGCCCCCGACTGATCGCCGCCCTGCAGATGCACCGAGGCCAGCTGCTGCAAGGTCGCAAGAACCTCAGGATCGTCCTCACCAAGATTGGCCCGCCCGACATCAACGGCATGCTCGAGCACAGCACGAGCCTGCCCAAGGTCGCCGGAACCGGCAAAAGCCTGAGCACGCTGCCGCGCAGCAAGAAGCGGGGACGCCTGTGACACGCACGCCATGCTGCCTGGAACCCCGAGATCACGCCAGTACGTCCCGTCAGGGGTGCCCCACTTCGACCCCGCCGAACGGCCGTGTAAAGTTCTCTCCTGTGCGGCCCACCGGCCAGCCGATACCGGGTGCAAGCCCCACATCGGCCCCGCTAGGCTGTACTCACCTTGTCCGGGTGGCGGAATGGCAGACGCGCTAGCTTGAGGTGCTAGTGTCCTTTATCGGACGTGGGGGTTCAAGTCCCCCCTCGGACACACATTAAGCACACGGCCGAGATCGGAACTGACGATCTCGGCCATCAGTGTCTTCAGACCAGGCTTGTAGGTCATCCTGAGGCCGATGCGGCTGTAGAGCTCCGCCTTGTCGCGTGGATCAGCCCCGCGGAGGACGTTGAGTAGCCCACCGAGCCCTTCCACAATCGCCGCGATTTGATCTTCGTTGAGGCGCTGTGGCGGTGCTGCGCTGATCCATAGCGCGGCGGTAGCCGTCGCTCGAGTGCCGGACGTCTCGCGAATCCAGTCGGCGATGAGTGGGGGCGCTGCCGGCGTCGAGCGCGGCGCGGTAACCCTGGATCTTGGTGTCGCAGTCCGCGATGGTGCGGTTGAGTTGTTCGCTCTCGTCGCTGGCGCGGAAGGCGGCGAGCGGGGTGCGGTAGTGGGCATCGGCCAGGCTGCGCAGGTTGGCGGCGAGGCTCTTGCCGCTCAGCTCTCGGCGAAGGAAGCGGTCGATCGGCTCGATGACGGCTTCTTCACGGAGGTAGAGCACCGGTGGGTGGGCAACCTCGTGTTGGCGGACGTAGTCGCGGGATGCCTTGCAGCGGTAGTATAGCCGGCCGTGATTCGGGTTGCCGACCATCTTGCGGTCGCAGAGCCCGCACGTGATGAGGCCGCGGAACAGGAAGGGGCGCACGCTGCGCCTCGGCGCCCGGCCCGCCTCGCTACGAGCGCCGCGCGTCTTGACCGTTCCCTGCGCTCGCGCGTAGAGATCAGTCGGGATCAGCGGCTCGTGCGCCTCTGCCTTGGACCACACCCACTCGCCGAGGCCGGCATCACCCACAAAAGAACCCGTTCGTTCCGCCCGCAAACCAACGGCAAGGTATAGTCCTTCCACCGCACCCTGACCGAAGAATGGTCCTACGCCCGGCCTTACTCCTCAGAATGGCCTCGGCGGCGGGCTTCGCGGTCAGCCCCGGCCTGTTCAGCGCCGACCGGTTCCACCCGTCCAGCGCCGGCTACGCCGTGATCGCGGTGCGCTGGCCGGCCCGATCCGCGAGGCGGCGGCGCGGTCGTCCCTCGGCTGAGACCCGGGCCCGGCGCACGGAGTCTGCGGCCCGGCGCGGGATCGGATCTCCGGCAATCACCCGGACGTGCCGAAGCAGTAGCTGCGCAGCCCCGTATCGCCGCGGTGACTCCGTGCTATCGTTCCGCTCCCACCTTAGTTCGGCCGCAGCGTGCAGGGAGTCATCCTTGGCGAGGGTCTTCGTCAGCCACAGCGCGAACGGCGACCCGTATGCGGCGAGCGTTCGCGACGCTGTCGAGGCCCGGCTGGCCGCGGACGGGCACAGCCCGCTCGTCGATCGGAACCTCATTCATCCGGGTGACCGCTGGCGAGCCACGCTGCTCAACTGGCTCGGCACCTGTGACGCCGCGGTCATCCTGATCACCGACAAGGCCGAGGACAGCAACTGGGTCCGCGCCGAGTGCACGATCCTGGGCTGGCGCGCCTGGCTCAACCCGTCGATGCGGATCGTTCCAGTGCTCCTCAACGAGGGCGCGAGTTCGGCGGTCCTGGAGACGCTCGGCCTGACGCCGGTCGCGATGCGGGAGATCCAGGTGCTCAAGGTCGACGACCTGACCGGCCATGATCCGGCGACCGTGGCGGAAGCCGTCGGCGACTGCTTCGAGGGATACCGGGTCTCGCTGCACGACAAGGATCCGATGGTGAAGTGGCGAGTACGTGTCGAGCGCCATCTGGACGACAACATGTTCTTGGAGGACGCCGCCCTGCGACTGGGCATTCACGACGACGACATCAAGGCAGGTGAGTCCCTCTCGACGTGGGTGGCGGATCGGTTGTTGCAGAGCGAGGCGGTACCGATCGAGCAGGCCGTCGACGAGCTGATTATGGATCCGAGGTTTGCGCAGTGGATGGGCTCGTTCGCTCCCCTGATCAGCTGCGCCTGGCTGCCCGCGGAGATGGCGGACAAGCTGTTCGCCGTCGCGGCCGATCAGTCCGGCCGCCGGGTGGCGTGGGCGACGGTGGCCCGGCCGACCACCGCTGGCCGTCTCCTCCGGCGGATCACCTGCTGCGACACCCGGTACACGATCGTCGGCCCGGTGTCAGCAGCCGGTACGGGCAGCGGTGACCACGCCGAGCTTGTGGACCGCTATGCGGGCGCAATCCTGAAGGCGATCGGTGCCTACACCGAGGCGGACTGGCCGAGCGCCTACGCCTCATTGCAGAAGTCCAAAAGCAAGCCGGTGTTCGTGCTGCTCGGCGAGGATGCGCTCGAGGCCGGCGTGCTAACTCCGCTCGTCGCGCGCTTCCAAGGCCTGGTGTTCTTCTGTTCCGGGCCGGTCCGGGACCTGCGGCCCGAGCATGCGGTCGAGCTGACCCCGCCGCTGCCGGCGGACCGGGAGGCGGAGGGTGGCTCGGTTGCCGACCGGATTGAAACGTTAAGAAATGAGACCGATGTACGAGCACCGTGAGGTCCTGGAACGACTCGGGGCGTTGACCGACGCCCCCGCCTCGCACCACCCCGCCGACCAGCCAGACCTTCGGGACGGCAGCGTCTACGTGTGTCCGCCGAGGCTGAAGACCGCGCTGCGGGTCGCGCTCGTGACCGGCCGGCCGTTGCTGCTGCTCGGCCATCCCGGCTCGGGTAAATCCTCGATCGCCGCATACGTCGCCCGCAATCTCGAATGGCGCTACTACGAATTCGTGGTCACTGCCCGGGCCGAAGCCCGCGATCTGCTGTATCGGTTCGACCTCGTACGCCGGCTCGCCGACGCGCAGGTGAAGCCGGGCCTCCAGTTGCACGACATCGACTACGTCGAGCCCGGCCCGCTGTGGTGGGCCATCAACACCCGCTCGGCGCGAGAACGTGGCGCCGGCGACGACGACCGTGGTCCGAGTCGTCCGGCCGACGACCCGTTCATCGAGATCAACCGCGAGCGGCGCGAGACCGGCGCGGTGCTGCTGATCGACGAACTCGACAAGGCCGACCCGGATGTGCCTGGTGGCCTGCTCGTGCCGTTGGGCTCGATGCGGTTCCCGGTGCCGGAGACCGGGGCCCAAGTGGCACCGCTAACGGATCCCGGCCCGCTGCGGAGCCGGCTGGTCATCATCACCAGCAATGAGGAGCGCGAGCTGCCGTCTGCGTTCGTGCGGCGGTGCATCGTCCACCGGCTCGAGCTGCCCGACGCCGACGGGATGATTGAGATCGCCCAGCGGCATCTCCGAGGCCGACGCCTTCGCAACGACCAGCGAACGCGCATCCGGGACCTCGCCCACAAGGTCGTGGAGGCCCGCCCGGCGGATCCGGCGCCGGACGAGCACGTGCCGAGCGTGGCCGAGTTCCTCGACGCCGTCCATGCCATGCTCGACCTCGGCGACATGCTTTCCGACACCGACTGGGAGCTGCTCGAGGAGCTGACCATCACCAAGCCGTCGCGCGAACGGCCCTGACATGCCCGGCTCCCGACCGCAGGTCTGGCTCGCGGATATGATCCGCACGATGGCGGAGCTACCCGGCTCCGACCGCGATGAGCTCATGGAACTCCTCGGACTGCGCAGCCCGGCGGCACCCCAGGCCGAGCCAGCTGCCGGGCCGGACCAGCCGGCCGAAGGAGCAGGTCCGCGCCCGCAGCCCGTGCCGGACCGGCAGCTGCCCCGGCTGCACATGATGGAACCGGTGCGGCACGGCGAACGGGTGGCCCGCGAAGCCGACGACGCTGTCCACGACGGCGCTGACACCGGCGCGCCGCTGCCGGCCGGGATCGGACCGGTGCGGCACCGGCCGCTGCTGACCGGCGGGCAGGATCGGCGAGCCCTTCGTGCGGCCTTCGCCCGGCCGCGCCTTACTCACCGGCTCGACCTTGTCCGTCTGGTCGACCGAATGGCGGCCCTCGAACCGCTCGAGCCGCTCCCGGTGGAACAGCACGACGAGCTTTCCCCGGACGCCGAGCTGCTGCTAGACATCGGCTCCGGCATGCGGCCGTTCCACGCCGACCGGGCAGACGTCGTCCGGGCCGCCCGCCGGCTCCTCGGCACTCGGCTGCGCCCGATGCTGTTCAAGCAGATACCGACCCGCTCGCTGGGCACGGGTGCTGGCCCGGTGTGGACGTGGATGCCCTACCGGCCGCCCGCGCGGCGGCGGGCCGCCGTGTTTGTCACCGACCTGGGGCTGGCGACGCCGCTGCCCGACGAACTTCCGGCGGCCGAGTACGAATGGGCGGAGCTCTTTGCCGACCTGCGCAGCCGCGGCGTCGTGCCGGTCGTCTTGTCGCCGTACCGCCCC
Protein-coding regions in this window:
- a CDS encoding fibronectin type III domain-containing protein, whose amino-acid sequence is MASADVVVDQRKRRWRSRGGLVTMGTVLSLVAGLGLTVLGLGAADQAVASFDAASWVWSKTKGEAARINGVTARVDTRVDVPKARGHELQVVQNDRFVLLRDQQTGVVSSMDLTSLQTLVTTPTTAGIGVSVALHEDAAFVIDAVQGEVRQLDPRSLTPIGESLRFPPGITGGVFDGKGRLWIAAPSEGTVTAITAAPLPDSSATGGAGGGETAVGPVRMRTDPVAPASHDLTISTLENGVAILNRTTNALTTIRDDTKVVTALPLAGPGTLPTHTDGAVVPVTVPDARHVYAVRDSAPVADFAVPGDGAELQPAVAWEGFFYIADESTGTVHVFDAAGRAQKNIGFKTPGGPLELEVRENYLFINAPGSSTARVVDNAHRVRVVDKYADDVLGGDPPPTPPDPPPPPPKPKKPPVSKPGAPRSVRAAAGNAEVRVSWQAAAANGASITRYVVVGADKTFQVGANQRSLNVTGLTNGETYRFAVHAVNKKGDGPSRNSNAVKPTSEVPDAPTAATAEAKPDGTVSVSWPAANGQGLEITRYAVTAVSDGTSAPIGEAKGETSLSIKDGELEYGKQYAFTVVAINERGAGSKASPISNSVVPFAKPGRPENLDAATAGDQAGAIKVTWTAPPENGRAITKYLVAAGGKTTEVTDGTGATLTGFGTGKDVAVEVRAVNEAGESEAATASAQTLPKPVVAISGSSATFNTATVTFTVVTGGATATCKMTANNGGKSASGSCSSLKVTGLEPSTSYTFTVTATTAAGASEPKARDQKTDALYGTATCNNGEDGATATYCDKDREGRNGNEIFSVTEQDNDKQVGWAKPGRRLEAYCKKKGSEIDSYIYNHNKVSTWWVQVAYEGKNYIPFAWLNLDGGDDINDLPTC
- a CDS encoding toll/interleukin-1 receptor domain-containing protein; amino-acid sequence: MLSFRSHLSSAAACRESSLARVFVSHSANGDPYAASVRDAVEARLAADGHSPLVDRNLIHPGDRWRATLLNWLGTCDAAVILITDKAEDSNWVRAECTILGWRAWLNPSMRIVPVLLNEGASSAVLETLGLTPVAMREIQVLKVDDLTGHDPATVAEAVGDCFEGYRVSLHDKDPMVKWRVRVERHLDDNMFLEDAALRLGIHDDDIKAGESLSTWVADRLLQSEAVPIEQAVDELIMDPRFAQWMGSFAPLISCAWLPAEMADKLFAVAADQSGRRVAWATVARPTTAGRLLRRITCCDTRYTIVGPVSAAGTGSGDHAELVDRYAGAILKAIGAYTEADWPSAYASLQKSKSKPVFVLLGEDALEAGVLTPLVARFQGLVFFCSGPVRDLRPEHAVELTPPLPADREAEGGSVADRIETLRNETDVRAP
- a CDS encoding AAA family ATPase, with the protein product MSTEPLPPQHIQGFAAVAAQLADRIGTVVLGKPEVVRLALTAFFAQGHVLLEDVPGVGKTTLARAMAAAVRGQWRRIQFTPDLLPSDVSGVTIFNQASRGFEFHPGPVFANIVIADEINRASPKTQSALLEVMEERRVTVDGVPHPVPQPFLVVATQNPVEMDGTYRLPEAQLDRFLVKLSVGYPSEDVEVEVLRGAALRSPDTLEAVTDTATVGEMVRMALRVHIADPLYLYAVRLAAATRDHPQVRVGVSPRGVIALTRAASAYALINGRGYVLPEDFKALVEPVFAHRVLLSPDAQLRGVTAAEVLDDAVRSVPVPLPDNQRVGA
- a CDS encoding AAA family ATPase; its protein translation is MYEHREVLERLGALTDAPASHHPADQPDLRDGSVYVCPPRLKTALRVALVTGRPLLLLGHPGSGKSSIAAYVARNLEWRYYEFVVTARAEARDLLYRFDLVRRLADAQVKPGLQLHDIDYVEPGPLWWAINTRSARERGAGDDDRGPSRPADDPFIEINRERRETGAVLLIDELDKADPDVPGGLLVPLGSMRFPVPETGAQVAPLTDPGPLRSRLVIITSNEERELPSAFVRRCIVHRLELPDADGMIEIAQRHLRGRRLRNDQRTRIRDLAHKVVEARPADPAPDEHVPSVAEFLDAVHAMLDLGDMLSDTDWELLEELTITKPSRERP